The Juglans regia cultivar Chandler chromosome 10, Walnut 2.0, whole genome shotgun sequence genome includes the window AATTTGGAGAAGCAAGATTACCAAAGACTCTTGTCTTCATTCAACAAAGTAGGGTGGACGGTAAGTTGTGCGGTAAGATAATCAACAAGAATTGGTCCAACACTGATCGTTCCATACATGGGCTCACCTGTAAAGTTCAAAACATGTCACCCTAGCTAGGAATCTATAAGACAAGAAGATTCATTCTCCATTGCCGATATCGGTCACTGATAATCACAATAAACCAGATCATTGCAGATTTTTCTGCATGCTTGAAACCCAGCTAATAAGGTTATTACATGGAGCATTTAGGGTTTCTCTTTTGttagtctttttttttgtgGAGTTTCTTTGATCATCAACCTTATTTCTATGACGACACACTTACTGGACAAATAGGTCCTTGAGAAGAAATATCGGATTGCATCTCAGAAGGATCAGCAACATAGCCCAAATGCAGATAAGGAAGCATATccaaaacagtttttttttttcctttcctacGTACACCTGCAGAAGGAATGCATTAACTAACATACAAGACTACCAAACATTAGCCATTGTTGCCTCAACTGAATGGTAGCAGCATTTTTTAATTCacccataaaaattaaaaaaaaaaaaaaaaacccgaatGGTAGCAACATTTCTCAATGGCTTAAAGAAGAGTGAAACGTACCTTTTGTTGGCCGGCTACCTGTTAGGTATGACAGTTCTACTTCAGACCATAGAAGGGGAGATTCCACTGCAAGCTGTCCCCTCCTGGCTGACGATCAAGCTCTCTAACGTATGGGTACCACAAAGGCTTCTTTCTCTGCTTCTTCTCATACATCAGATAAAATGGCAAGCATGCCAATTCCGACAATTTGTTCGTATTTAATAATTCCGCTGCATGAAACATTATGTAGCTGATTCAAGTTAAATTGATGAATGGAGCATTTATTTTTCCATGATGCTTGAAGTTGAAAGAAATAATCGCTATGAATAATCATGGTACACTGATCAAAACCCTGGCCTCGTCAACCATGCTAGTGATTGCAACTCACTTTTGATTAGCACAAAAGGAATCTCTAACTAAAGGAATCGCTTAGCACTGAAATCATCGAAACCAGCTAAAACACTTAAAAAGCTAAAACCCCGACTTGAAAATATCGCATATCAAAGATCGAGAATAAGATGAACCAATTGCCTCCAATAGCCACTAGTCCCACGTCACGTTTCTCACCTGAAGATCTTCGCTCGCAGCGACGAAATGTATAGGCCTGTGCTTCTTATCATGCGATGGCCTCCTTGAGCAATGTATACTTCTTCGATCGGAAGAAAGGCACGAGCCTAAGGTTCCTCCGAGCCGAGATTGAAAGCCTAGAGAGAACCGAGAGGGGATGCTGAGAACGAACTGGAGACACAATGCAATTACCGTGAATTTATAAAACTTCCATTAGGGTTAGGTTAAGGGTTGAAGAATGCACAGGGTTTTAGGGAAGCAGAGGGAGATGGGGGTTAAAAATCTGGTCGAGGATGAGAAAGCGGAATGGATGGCAATTAACAGTGAAATAGCATTTGGTTTTCGAGAAAGCGGTTTGGAGggaaacaaaaaacagaaagaaaattcaacaaagaaatatacatgtatttttatttttttcgttggAAAGAACCGTACTTCCAGTATCAGCACCGCAAAATGCCGAAACTAGCCTTATCTCATGAGAAAGAGAAGGGTTTGCCACGCGGCCCTTTGACAGTGCCACTGCCATCACTGTCCAACTAAACCATCTATCATTTTGTTTCCCAAAACAACGACCTTCCGTACTGTCAGCCTCAGCTGCCGACTTAACTCCGTTCCCTCCCCCGGCTCTTTACCATATCGTCTGGTCCGCCACTCGCCGCTCCAATTAGAACTCCCACAGAGAGAatgtaattaaataaacaaataaaaattcaaccaaCCCTCCATTTCCTTGTTTCCCGTCAAAACCCGATAGCCGTTGGATCTGGAGCTGTCCCCTAGAATATGGACATTCTCTTCGCCCAGATCCAAGCTGACCTCCGCTCCAACGACGCTCTCCGCCAGACCGGCGCTCTCCTCCTGGCCCTCCAGCAATCCGCCGCCGGCCGTGACATCTCTCTCCTTGCCAAGTCCTCGGTGGAGGAAATCGTTGCCTCCCCGGCCTCCGCCGTGTCCAAAAAACTCGCCTTCGATCTCATCCGCTCCACCCGCCTCACCGCCGACCTCTGGGATACCGTCTGTGTTGGCGTCCGCAACGATCTCGATTTCCCCGACCCCGACGTCACCGCCGCCGCCATATCCATCCTCGCAGCTATCCCCTCTCACCGCCTCGGCAATCTCATCGCCGACTCCAGCAAGGAGATTGAGAACTGCTTTGGCTCCCCGAGCGACAATCTCCGCTTCTCCATCACCGAAACCCTGGGCTGCATCCTCGCCCGCGATGACGTTGTCACGCTTTGCGAGAATAGCGTGAACCTCCTCCACAGAGTCTCCAACTGGTGGACCCGCATCGGCCAGAACATGCTCGACAAATCTGACAACGTCTCAAAGGTCGCGTTCGAGTCCGTTGGCAGATTGTTCCAGGAGTTCGATTCGAAGAGAATGAGCAGATTGGCCGGTGATAAGTTAGTGGATAGCGAGAACTCGCTTGCGATTCGGTCGAATTGGGTTTCGTCGATGGTGGACTTCGTGTGGAAGAGGCGGAATGCGTTGATGGCAAGGTCTTTGGTCTTACCAGTCGAGAGTTTCAGGGCCACGGTGTTCCCAATTGTCTATGCGGTGAAGGCCGTGGCTTCGGGGGCCGTGGAAGTCATTCAGAAGCTATCGAAGTATTCTTCCACTAATGGCAGGGCTATTGTGGATTCGAATGCTGAAAGGTTGATTGGAGTTTCGGACGTGGTTTCGCATTTGGCACCGTTCCTGTCGTCGTCATTGGACCCAGCTTTGATTTTCGAAGTGGGGATAAACATGCTGTATTTGGCTGATGTACCTGGAGGGAAGCCCGAGTGGGCTTCACAGTCGATTATTGCAATTCTCACGCTTTGGGATAGGCAAGAGTTCTCGTCCGCAAGAGAGAGTATTGTCAGGGCCGTTGTTACGAATCTACACCTCCTCGATCTTCATATGCAGGTACCACGTGCTCATTTGCTAGTGTTATTCGCCtgctgaatttgattttgatttttctagtGAATTTATTGTTAGTCGACAAGAACAATCTTTAGTGGTTTTCGTATTATTTTATTCGACTTAACTTGCTGCTTGAACATTAGAAGCTAAAAAACTGTAGGCACCTTTGCAACTTGGATAGATCACCTGGAAGTCAAGTGGAGTTTCGGTAAATAGGAGATCTGGGAAACAATCCTCTTCATGGTTATAGATGAGTAGGGTTTTGAGCTTTGGTTTTGAAGAACTTACTGTAGATAAGCTGAATGAAACTGTAGCTGTGGTTCTGTTTCTATTTATAAACCCTCTCTATTGTTTTACGAGGTTCTTAGGTTGAGgctgaaaaatgtaaaaatgatggtattttgagGCTTAATTACCACCTTAAAAAGGGAATTAAGGACACCCCATATGAAAGTGATCAAAATGTGTGTGGGTTCTAATAACAGCTATCCATGTATGAGGGACTTGGGCtgtgcctatttctatgaataaaacttcttgattatctataaaaaaaaagttatccaTGTATGAGGGTAGATTTTGAACATGAGCTGATATTGTAAATCTTCTGTTCATAGGTTTCATTGTTTAAGACGCTGCTTCTTATGGTGAGAAACTTGAGGGCCGAATCGGACCGCATGCATGCTTTGGCATGTGTTTGTAGGACAGCTCTATGTGTTGATCTTTTTGCAAAGGAAAGCGTTCGAAGAGGTCAGAAACCTCTTGCAGGAACTGAGATTGCTTCTCTTTTTGAGGACGCAAGGATAAAGGATGATCTTAATAGTGTAACGAGTAAAAGCTTATTCAGGGAGGAGTTAGTAGCATCCCTGGTGGAAAGTTGCTTTCAGTTGTCTCTACCTCTGCCTGAACAAAAGAACTCAGGTATGGAGAGTAGGGTCATTGGAGCTTTAGCATATGGAACTGGTTATGGTGCACTAAATTGGACAGAGCCTGCATTGGAAGTGGTGGAAGTTTGTAGGCCTTGCATCAAATGGGACTGTGATGGCCGGACCTATGCAATTGATTGTTACCTGAAGCTACTTGTTAGGTTGTGCCATATCTATGATACCAGGGGAGGTGTAAAAACTGTTAAAGATGGTGCTTCTCAGGatcaaattttaaatgagaCGAGGCTGCAGAACTTGCAGCGGGAACTTGTGAAAGATCTACGAGAGGTATGTGAACTCCacttaatagtaataattataCTTGCTTATAATCTAACATTTGGGCAATGCTTATGTGGACTGTTGTACTTACTGATTCACTATATTTGTGGCTATCACATTTGGAAGTGAAGTATTATAGGTATTAATTCTTGAAACgtaagaaataaattatttgaatattaatgctTCAAATGAACATGTGAAAGAATTTTGCAGTACTTTCCTTGTAATATAAAACTATTTagttcttaaaataaatattgcaaTAAGTTGAAAGGAATGAATCAAACCGTCACTGGTGAGTCTGCAAGGCAAGGCCATGTCCTCAGGAGTACTGCCCTGCATGTCAGTAGTTCAATATacttttgttttagatttaatcAAATAGCTGATCTTTGGATTGATGCTGATGATTCCACGGGCTATGAACCAACAAGTGCTGCACTAAAGTAGCAAGCTTTAGGATGGCAAGTAATTCTTAATGCCTGAAACACAGGATCATAGTTTGGGAGAACAGTtcacttacttttttttctttttttttttatgcctttTACTACTGGTATATGATTTCGTATCATTAATAGAAATTTTCACTTGAAGGAAGATGGTTGTTAATTCCTTCAAAACAAAACGTAGTTGTTATGGCTTTACTGTTTTTCTGTTCCTTggatgtttgtttgtttcttacTATCCATATTCCTTATTATTGCTACTTAACTCCAAGGTGTTTTGAGTGCTatcatctttctcatttttgcaaAGTATGTGTTGAattgcttttatatatttttccatgTTGTCTCAAACCTTTCTCCATTTGGCAGGTGAATACCCCAAGAATATGTGCCCGCCTTATTTGGGCTGTTGGTGAACACATAGATCTAGAAGGATTGGATCCACTTCTAGCTGATGACCCTGATGATCCGCTTAATATAATTGTAACAAATATTCACAGAGTTTTGTTCAACATAGATTCATCTGCAGATACGACGAATAGGCTTCAAGATGTTCAGGCAGTCCTCTTATCTGCCCAGCGGTTGGGATCACGTCACCCTCGGGCAGGGCAGTTACTGACTAAAGAACTTGAAGAGTTTAGAAGCAATAGTTTGGCTGATTCTGTCAACAAGCATCAGTGCCGCTTAATATTGCAGAGactaaaatatgttttaagtcaTCTGGACAGTAGGTAAGCATATTTTTAAACTCTTGGAATCTGAACAAGGGCAGGTTGAAAGTTCTCAATTGATTATATATTCTGAATATTCCCAGTATGTTCCTTATTTGTATCCAACTTCTCGATGTTAAATTCGTTCCCCCTtcctccaaaaaataaaaataaaaaataaccccAATTTTCTATCCAGATTTTGTACAGAAATGTCCTGTTTGCATTCAGATTTGTGCATGAAGTCAACTGGCTATCAAACTTCATTTATAGTAGCTTTGAGTTACCTTCTTTATGATTTCCTCAaccatatttttgtaatttctgaaCAAGTACCTcactatttttacaaatatgGAAATTGTTGAAGAGTGGGGtgattatatttctttttcaggTGGGCAGGGGTTAGTGAAGCCAGAGGAGATTACCCATTCAGCCACCACAAGCTAACTGTTCAGTTTTATGAAGCATCTGCGGCTCAAGATAGAAAGTTGGAAGGATTGGTTCACAAGGCTATTTTAGAGCTATGGAGGCCAGAACCTAGTGAACTAACTCTTTTGCTGACAAAAGGAGTTGACTCTACTTTACTGAAGGTTCCACCAACCGCAATTACTTTGACTGGTAGCAGTGATCCATGCTATGTTGAAGCATACCATTTAGCAGATTCAAGTGATGGCAGGATCACTCTGCATTTAAAGGTCAAACTGTTTTCTACTTggtaactatttacaaataccTGCATGcatccttttatttattattaattagtatCCTACAAAAGTTCCTTCAGAATTCTTAGTAAGACGCTTTCCTAACATGGCAATGGATAATGATAATGTGGAATAAATAATGTTTGTTTGTGCTTGGATGGTGGCTATAACTCACTTCATCTGAACTCATTAAACTTTATTGCTAATAACAAGCTGCTACCAACCACCTTCTTTTGGGAACCCACTTTATGGAGCACACCTGATGTTAATGGGTGGGGATTTAGTTTCCTTTTGTATTAGTTTCCATGGGAGCTTATACAACAGTTACTAGTTTTTAAGACTACTGTATTGAGATTTTGTTATATCATGCCATCATGCTTCTTAACTCGgctgacacacacacacacacaatccTAACCTCATTGTTCATTCGCAAATAGACAAGTTTGTTTGAAAGAAGTGATAGACTTGGGTTTGAGCTCATTCAATTAAACTGCATTATCCCAACTTCCATAAACTAaatggataaaaataaaaatacttccttTCTGTCTTTATAAAGTTATGACAGACATTGCTCTGATTTTGTGCTTTATCTTTCTGACCTTCGGTAAATATGTTGCAGGTCCTAAATTTAACAGAGCTTGAACTAAATCGAGTGGATATCCGTGTTGGTTTATCCGGTGCATTGTATTTTATGGATGGGTCTCCGCAAGCAATTCGGCAACTGCGTAATCTTGTTTcacaggtttttttttcctccctatCTGTATCTTTGTTTGTTTTGCCAGTACATACATTTTCAGAGGGCAGTTGCCTTCATAGTGAATCTTATTGCCCCCCCTCCcctttaaagtttttattttcttctaatgacAATCAATTCAATCAATAAAGGAGTTGTAACTCTCCAACCAGTAATTCACCCGTACTATTACTTGTCAGCGGTtcaaatttaagaagaataggTCTGTTTCCAGGTTATAACAGGCTTTAGTGATTAGAATGCGTCAATTAATCCgttcctaaattttattttccttctcttcatGCATGATCTTGGCATTCCTTTATCAGAACATGTTGTTCGATATTTAATCCATTTTATTCACCTTGTTTTCAATGTAATATGGCAATTTGcgccaccccccccccccccccttctctttGAGATTTTGTGACCCATCTCCTCGATGATGTCTGTAGGATCCAGTACTCAGCAGTGTGACAGTGGGTGTGTCCCATTTTGAGAGATGCGCCCTTTGGGTTCAAGTCTTATACTATCCATTCTATGGGAGCGGTGCTGTGGGAGATTATGAGGGTGACTATACTGAAGAGGATCCACAAATCATGAGACAAAAGAGAAGCTTAAGACCAGAACTGGGAGAGCCTGTGACTTTGAGATGTCAGCCTTACAAAATTCCACTCACTGAACTTCTTTTGCCCCACAAAATCTCTCCTGTTGAATTTTTCCGCCTATGGCCTAGTTTGCCAGCTATAGTGGAGTGCACAGGTACATATACATACGAAGGAAGTGGCTTCAAGGCTACTGCTGCACAACAGTATGGTGCATCACCTTTCTTAAGTGGACTGAAATCTTTGTCGTCTAAGCCATTCCACAGAGTTTGTTCACATATCATCCGGACAG containing:
- the LOC109009181 gene encoding protein TPLATE, which gives rise to MDILFAQIQADLRSNDALRQTGALLLALQQSAAGRDISLLAKSSVEEIVASPASAVSKKLAFDLIRSTRLTADLWDTVCVGVRNDLDFPDPDVTAAAISILAAIPSHRLGNLIADSSKEIENCFGSPSDNLRFSITETLGCILARDDVVTLCENSVNLLHRVSNWWTRIGQNMLDKSDNVSKVAFESVGRLFQEFDSKRMSRLAGDKLVDSENSLAIRSNWVSSMVDFVWKRRNALMARSLVLPVESFRATVFPIVYAVKAVASGAVEVIQKLSKYSSTNGRAIVDSNAERLIGVSDVVSHLAPFLSSSLDPALIFEVGINMLYLADVPGGKPEWASQSIIAILTLWDRQEFSSARESIVRAVVTNLHLLDLHMQVSLFKTLLLMVRNLRAESDRMHALACVCRTALCVDLFAKESVRRGQKPLAGTEIASLFEDARIKDDLNSVTSKSLFREELVASLVESCFQLSLPLPEQKNSGMESRVIGALAYGTGYGALNWTEPALEVVEVCRPCIKWDCDGRTYAIDCYLKLLVRLCHIYDTRGGVKTVKDGASQDQILNETRLQNLQRELVKDLREVNTPRICARLIWAVGEHIDLEGLDPLLADDPDDPLNIIVTNIHRVLFNIDSSADTTNRLQDVQAVLLSAQRLGSRHPRAGQLLTKELEEFRSNSLADSVNKHQCRLILQRLKYVLSHLDSRWAGVSEARGDYPFSHHKLTVQFYEASAAQDRKLEGLVHKAILELWRPEPSELTLLLTKGVDSTLLKVPPTAITLTGSSDPCYVEAYHLADSSDGRITLHLKVLNLTELELNRVDIRVGLSGALYFMDGSPQAIRQLRNLVSQDPVLSSVTVGVSHFERCALWVQVLYYPFYGSGAVGDYEGDYTEEDPQIMRQKRSLRPELGEPVTLRCQPYKIPLTELLLPHKISPVEFFRLWPSLPAIVECTGTYTYEGSGFKATAAQQYGASPFLSGLKSLSSKPFHRVCSHIIRTVAGFQLCFAAKTWYGGFLGMMIFGASEVSRNVDLGDETTTMMCKFVVRASDVSITKEIGSDLQGWLDDLTDGGVEYIPEDEVKVAAAERLRISMERIALLKAAQPRPKTPKSDGDDDDEVENEEEDEDKKKIKKEEKKDDEGDEKTKGPSTLSKLTAEEVEHRALQAAVLQEWHILCKEKNQNQS